The following coding sequences lie in one Cyanobacteria bacterium GSL.Bin1 genomic window:
- a CDS encoding 2-C-methyl-D-erythritol 2,4-cyclodiphosphate synthase, whose protein sequence is MNIRVGNGYDIHQLGQDHSLVIGGV, encoded by the coding sequence ATGAACATTCGAGTTGGCAATGGTTATGACATTCATCAACTGGGTCAAGATCATTCTTTAGTTATTGGTGGAGTC